From Brachyspira pilosicoli, a single genomic window includes:
- the hemC gene encoding hydroxymethylbilane synthase → MMRKKIIVGSRNSKLALVQTNIVIEKLKKIDKFKEINIEIKEITTSGDKHLIENPNSTEKSLKGAFTKEIEEALLDKKIDFAVHSMKDMPIINTKGLVYASVPERDDARDVLISKNNIKFNDLKKGSVIGTTSLRRSSSVMMLRDDLIIKPIRGNINTRLKKLETEDYDALILAAAAMKRLNLESMITEYFSIDDILPAPGQGALCVQCRENDYEMIEVLKLIEDKNVRRLVDIEREFACLFDSGCNSPVGGYAEVSYDNNIILHGNFFYNNKNYRDKISINELKDKNNLALELYKRISKKMNM, encoded by the coding sequence ATGATGAGAAAAAAGATTATTGTAGGAAGCAGAAACAGCAAATTAGCATTGGTTCAAACAAATATAGTAATAGAAAAATTAAAAAAGATAGATAAATTTAAAGAAATAAATATAGAAATAAAAGAGATAACAACAAGCGGGGATAAGCATTTAATAGAAAACCCAAACAGTACAGAAAAATCTTTAAAGGGTGCTTTTACAAAAGAAATAGAAGAGGCTTTATTAGATAAAAAAATTGACTTTGCTGTGCATTCTATGAAGGATATGCCTATAATTAATACAAAGGGATTGGTATATGCTTCTGTGCCGGAGAGAGATGATGCAAGAGATGTATTAATTTCAAAGAATAATATTAAATTCAATGATTTGAAAAAAGGTTCTGTAATAGGAACTACATCTTTAAGGCGTTCAAGTTCTGTTATGATGCTTAGAGATGATTTAATTATAAAACCTATACGCGGGAATATTAATACAAGATTAAAAAAGCTTGAAACAGAAGATTATGATGCTTTAATATTGGCTGCTGCTGCTATGAAGAGATTAAATCTTGAGAGTATGATAACTGAATATTTTTCTATAGATGATATTCTTCCTGCACCGGGGCAGGGTGCATTATGTGTGCAGTGTCGAGAAAATGATTATGAGATGATAGAAGTGTTGAAATTGATAGAAGATAAAAATGTAAGAAGATTAGTTGATATTGAAAGAGAGTTTGCATGTCTTTTTGATAGCGGATGTAATTCCCCGGTGGGGGGCTATGCAGAAGTTAGTTATGATAATAATATTATACTTCATGGAAATTTCTTTTATAACAATAAAAACTATAGAGATAAGATTTCTATTAATGAATTAAAAGATAAAAATAATTTAGCTTTAGAACTTTATAAAAGAATAAGTAAAAAAATGAATATGTGA
- a CDS encoding TDT family transporter: MTKLKGLPIGFVGTCVGLATLSNVYNLLGFSWVRHLCMCLAGFAAILGILKVIFFFPKVQEEYKSGVLAAMYTTITMNTMLFGTYIAGYNTALGKAIFLTGVFVHMAMILCYTIYHIIMNFKVDFLLPSYFVTYNGLLVSTVAGINMLPPQLAMGITFYGIGVYVLILIFLIPRIITKPIPANFVQTKTVLLAPCSLCLVSYLNFNNVESLKMYFNPTVALILYICVLLTFIYILFNIFKFFENGFTPLFGALTFPMAIGTLAGYRAGAFFTSIETYKTLGVLATNVTGFQLLISSTFMCLVFFNFVKMYLTPNKE; encoded by the coding sequence ATGACTAAATTAAAAGGATTACCTATTGGTTTTGTTGGAACCTGCGTAGGATTAGCTACATTATCAAATGTCTATAATCTATTAGGTTTCAGTTGGGTAAGACATTTATGCATGTGTTTAGCTGGATTTGCAGCTATATTAGGCATATTGAAAGTTATATTCTTTTTTCCTAAAGTACAAGAAGAATATAAAAGCGGAGTTTTGGCAGCTATGTATACCACAATAACGATGAACACTATGCTATTTGGTACTTATATTGCTGGGTATAACACTGCTTTAGGAAAAGCTATATTTTTAACAGGTGTATTTGTGCATATGGCTATGATATTATGCTACACTATATACCATATAATTATGAATTTTAAAGTAGATTTTTTACTCCCTTCATATTTTGTTACTTATAACGGACTTTTAGTTTCTACAGTTGCTGGAATAAATATGCTTCCTCCTCAACTTGCTATGGGAATAACTTTTTATGGAATAGGCGTTTATGTTCTTATATTAATATTTTTAATACCAAGAATAATCACAAAACCTATACCTGCTAACTTTGTTCAAACAAAAACAGTATTGTTAGCTCCTTGTTCTTTATGTCTTGTAAGTTATTTAAACTTCAATAATGTAGAAAGCCTAAAAATGTATTTTAATCCTACTGTAGCACTAATATTATATATTTGTGTATTATTAACATTTATATATATATTATTTAATATATTTAAATTTTTTGAAAACGGATTTACTCCATTATTTGGAGCTTTAACATTCCCTATGGCTATAGGTACTTTAGCAGGATACAGAGCAGGAGCATTTTTCACTTCTATTGAAACTTATAAAACTTTAGGAGTTTTGGCAACAAATGTTACAGGTTTTCAATTGCTAATATCATCTACTTTTATGTGTTTAGTATTTTTTAATTTTGTAAAAATGTATTTAACCCCTAATAAAGAATAA
- the mobB gene encoding molybdopterin-guanine dinucleotide biosynthesis protein B, whose protein sequence is MKTLNLLFNENIAAVVLCGGNSKRFDFKDKALLKYDNNSTFLEHIISECSNQELYLSVNNSDKYNSLISDYKEKYNKKIYTIEDINKNIGALGGIHSAFVNINTDYIQFLSCDTPNISRDFLYYMQSMVDEYHDAFIPVYNNKAYFLCGIYSKNIINAVNKNIQNKEYRIKKLIEKIKVKYIDLKYTIFKLHNINTSDDYLLFQKTIPQYFAVCGKRNSGKTTLICKLIKEFVNMGKSVAVIKHTSHDHSFDTDGKDTYDFKNNGASATLIYSPLKYMLVKDYIKSEDEKDDLIKFIKSLNEYDIIILEGFKHLDNIPKIEVFRTDVTNKPLCEISSLKALITNDINYKSEVPVFDINNISSIIDFITQNLIII, encoded by the coding sequence ATGAAAACTTTAAATTTGCTTTTTAATGAAAATATAGCTGCTGTTGTTTTATGCGGTGGAAATAGCAAAAGATTTGATTTTAAAGATAAAGCCTTGCTTAAGTATGATAACAACAGCACGTTTTTAGAACATATTATTTCAGAATGCAGTAATCAAGAATTATATTTATCTGTGAATAATTCTGATAAATATAATTCCTTGATTTCTGATTATAAAGAAAAATATAATAAAAAAATATATACAATAGAAGATATTAATAAAAACATAGGTGCTTTAGGAGGTATTCATAGTGCATTTGTTAATATTAATACTGATTATATACAATTTTTAAGCTGTGATACCCCTAATATTAGCAGAGATTTTCTTTACTATATGCAAAGTATGGTAGATGAATATCATGATGCTTTTATACCTGTTTATAATAACAAGGCTTATTTTTTATGCGGTATATATTCAAAAAATATAATTAATGCTGTAAATAAAAATATACAAAATAAAGAGTATAGAATAAAAAAATTAATAGAAAAAATTAAAGTTAAATATATAGATTTAAAATATACAATTTTTAAATTACACAATATAAATACTTCAGATGATTATTTATTATTTCAAAAAACTATACCTCAATATTTTGCCGTTTGTGGCAAAAGAAACTCTGGGAAAACAACTCTAATATGCAAATTAATAAAAGAGTTTGTTAATATGGGTAAAAGTGTTGCTGTGATAAAACATACATCTCATGACCATTCTTTTGATACAGATGGAAAAGATACTTATGATTTTAAAAATAATGGAGCTTCTGCTACTTTAATATATTCCCCATTAAAATATATGCTTGTAAAAGACTATATAAAAAGTGAAGATGAAAAAGATGATTTAATAAAGTTTATAAAAAGCTTAAATGAGTATGACATAATTATATTAGAGGGTTTTAAACATCTTGATAATATACCAAAAATTGAAGTGTTTAGAACAGATGTAACTAATAAACCTTTATGTGAAATCTCTTCTTTAAAAGCCTTAATTACAAATGATATTAATTATAAAAGCGAAGTCCCTGTTTTTGATATTAATAATATTTCTTCAATAATAGATTTTATAACACAAAATCTTATAATAATTTAA
- a CDS encoding NAD(P)/FAD-dependent oxidoreductase produces the protein MKYLVLGASASGLNGARELRMLDKDADITLVSIDDKIYSRCMLHYYISGKRTEESLNFMPEDFFNKYNVKWISNTKAISIDTDKKTVKLSNGNEESYDKLLLATGGSSAIPPIENLREANNVVGVRTLDDCKKIMELAKKYKNAVVIGAGLIGVDVVSGLLPYRLEKLSVIDIAPFIISKQLDEYSANVYQDKLKENNVSQYYSVKVKRIDIDSNKNPKFVELEDGRKIDADFIVVAMGVTPNTDYLKDSKIELNKMGGVVIDKFGKTNIDDIYAAGDITATTAIWSAAVKQAIIAANNMTGNNIDIDTLFNFKSTMNFFNIPSMSIGNVIPPDDSYSVEIFDDKKGNYRKIVHKNGKIYGALLQGDLRYAGILTQLIKENIDVSKVKKPLFNIDYSDFFNIDENFKFAF, from the coding sequence ATGAAATATCTTGTATTAGGTGCTTCTGCTTCAGGATTAAATGGGGCGAGAGAACTTAGAATGTTAGATAAAGATGCTGATATCACTTTAGTATCTATAGATGATAAAATATATTCAAGATGCATGCTTCATTATTATATAAGCGGAAAAAGAACAGAAGAATCTCTTAATTTTATGCCTGAAGATTTTTTTAATAAGTATAATGTAAAATGGATTAGCAATACTAAAGCTATATCTATAGACACAGATAAAAAAACTGTAAAGCTTTCAAATGGAAATGAAGAGAGTTATGATAAACTTCTTTTAGCTACAGGAGGCTCAAGTGCTATACCTCCTATTGAAAATTTAAGAGAGGCTAATAATGTTGTGGGAGTTAGAACTCTTGATGATTGTAAAAAAATAATGGAATTAGCTAAAAAATATAAAAATGCTGTAGTTATTGGTGCGGGGCTTATTGGTGTTGATGTTGTAAGCGGGCTTTTGCCTTATAGATTAGAAAAGCTTTCTGTTATTGATATAGCTCCTTTCATTATAAGCAAACAATTAGATGAGTATTCTGCTAATGTTTATCAGGATAAATTAAAAGAAAATAATGTTTCTCAGTATTATAGTGTTAAAGTAAAAAGAATAGATATTGATAGTAATAAAAATCCTAAATTTGTTGAGCTTGAAGATGGAAGAAAGATTGATGCTGATTTTATAGTTGTTGCTATGGGAGTTACTCCTAATACTGATTATTTAAAAGACAGCAAAATAGAGTTAAATAAAATGGGAGGAGTTGTTATAGATAAATTTGGTAAAACAAATATTGATGATATATATGCTGCCGGAGATATTACTGCAACTACTGCTATATGGTCTGCTGCTGTTAAACAGGCAATAATAGCTGCTAATAATATGACAGGAAATAATATTGATATAGATACTCTATTTAATTTTAAGTCTACAATGAATTTCTTTAATATTCCTTCAATGTCTATAGGAAATGTTATACCTCCTGATGATTCATATTCGGTAGAGATATTTGATGATAAAAAAGGAAATTACAGAAAGATAGTTCATAAAAACGGTAAAATATATGGTGCTTTGCTTCAAGGTGATTTGCGTTATGCTGGAATACTTACTCAATTAATAAAAGAAAATATTGATGTAAGTAAAGTAAAAAAACCATTATTTAATATAGATTATTCAGACTTTTTTAATATAGATGAAAACTTTAAATTTGCTTTTTAA
- a CDS encoding 4Fe-4S dicluster domain-containing protein — MKPIKRIAIDRNKCIGCLTCVSACIVAHDGEEPRNRVVISSNYKNSPIFCRNCDLPECVYTCMSGAMKKDPKTGYVTYDKEQCASCYMCIMACPYGVLKEDSLTKKQILKCDMCEHYEEGSQCVKKCPMKAITLEEVK; from the coding sequence ATGAAACCTATAAAAAGAATAGCAATAGATAGAAATAAATGCATAGGCTGCTTAACTTGCGTAAGTGCATGTATAGTTGCACATGACGGAGAAGAGCCAAGAAACAGAGTTGTTATAAGCAGTAATTATAAAAACTCCCCTATATTTTGCAGAAACTGCGATTTACCAGAATGCGTATATACCTGCATGTCTGGGGCTATGAAAAAAGACCCAAAAACAGGATATGTAACTTATGATAAAGAACAGTGTGCAAGCTGTTATATGTGCATAATGGCTTGTCCTTATGGAGTATTAAAAGAAGATAGCTTAACAAAAAAACAAATATTAAAATGCGATATGTGTGAGCATTATGAAGAAGGCTCTCAATGCGTAAAAAAATGTCCTATGAAAGCTATTACTTTAGAGGAGGTAAAATAA
- a CDS encoding molybdopterin oxidoreductase family protein, with protein MNTMQTTCNYCSLACNFDVTSDGKTITKVIPSKNYPVNKGFSCIKGLNLNKQGLMNSPDSKPRIKDKQGNVKHVSWEEAFNYTASKLKEIKEKYGPQAIAGISTGQLETEGMAIFGHVVRNFLGGNLDGNTRLCMATSVVAHKQSFGFDAPPYTLNDFELSDTIFLIGANPIVAHPIIWDRIRLNKIPNKKVIVIDPRKSETAKEADYWYGLKSKTDIYLFYTLANVLIEKDWINKEYIENYTENFEAYKEHVKNFPLSKAKENTGLSEEQVMEIATMIHEGKNVSFWWTMGVNQGYQAVRTAQSIINLALMTGNIGRPGTGANSITGQCNAMGSRAFSNTAGLYGGGDFDNPKRREAVSKALGIEEKWLPNAPTITYNAIIEKAIAGEIKALWICCTNPRHSWTNNETFKKAIENLELFIVQDIYDDTDSSKLCDVYFPVTSGLYKEGVIINTERRLSKLRPVLTEKNGKLTDYEVFYKMGEALGMGDLLKGWETPKDAFELMKKCSKGMPCDITGVDYDALNDSPGIQWPYPEGSAPLTDNERRLFENNQYYTPTKKAKFMFEMPIENPVQCSEKYPYILNTGRGTVGQWHTQTRTRELDVVNDVSVKNAYIYISEAMAKNKGINNFDAVEVESINGQTRKFIAFITDSLSDNQLYAPIHYIETNALTPSVYDTYSKEPSYKSTPVNIKKAI; from the coding sequence ATGAATACTATGCAAACAACATGTAATTACTGCTCATTAGCATGCAATTTTGATGTTACATCAGATGGTAAAACAATCACAAAAGTTATACCATCTAAAAACTATCCTGTTAATAAAGGGTTCTCTTGTATTAAAGGACTTAATTTAAATAAGCAAGGTCTTATGAATAGCCCTGACTCTAAGCCAAGAATTAAAGACAAACAAGGTAATGTTAAGCATGTTTCTTGGGAAGAGGCTTTTAATTATACTGCTTCCAAATTAAAAGAAATAAAAGAAAAATACGGACCTCAGGCTATAGCTGGAATAAGTACAGGTCAATTAGAAACAGAGGGTATGGCTATATTTGGACATGTTGTTAGAAATTTTTTGGGCGGAAATTTAGACGGAAATACAAGATTATGCATGGCTACTTCTGTTGTTGCTCATAAACAAAGTTTTGGTTTTGATGCTCCTCCATATACTTTAAATGACTTTGAATTATCAGACACTATATTTTTAATTGGTGCTAACCCTATAGTGGCACACCCTATTATATGGGACAGAATAAGGTTAAATAAAATTCCTAATAAAAAAGTTATAGTAATAGACCCTAGAAAATCAGAAACTGCTAAAGAAGCAGATTATTGGTACGGATTAAAAAGTAAAACAGATATTTATTTATTCTATACTTTGGCTAATGTTTTAATTGAAAAAGATTGGATTAATAAAGAATATATAGAAAATTATACAGAAAACTTTGAAGCTTACAAAGAACATGTAAAAAACTTTCCATTAAGCAAAGCAAAAGAAAACACAGGCTTATCAGAAGAACAAGTTATGGAAATAGCTACTATGATACATGAAGGAAAAAATGTTTCATTCTGGTGGACTATGGGAGTTAATCAAGGTTATCAGGCAGTACGCACTGCTCAGTCAATAATTAACTTGGCACTTATGACAGGAAATATAGGAAGACCTGGAACAGGTGCTAATTCTATAACAGGACAATGCAACGCTATGGGCTCAAGAGCCTTCAGTAATACTGCAGGATTATACGGAGGCGGAGATTTCGATAACCCTAAAAGAAGAGAAGCTGTATCAAAAGCATTAGGCATAGAAGAAAAATGGCTTCCAAATGCCCCTACTATTACATATAATGCAATTATAGAAAAAGCTATCGCTGGAGAAATTAAAGCACTTTGGATATGCTGTACTAATCCTAGACATTCTTGGACTAATAATGAAACTTTCAAAAAAGCTATTGAAAATTTAGAATTATTCATAGTACAAGATATTTATGATGATACAGACAGCTCTAAGCTTTGCGATGTTTATTTCCCTGTTACTTCAGGACTTTATAAAGAAGGTGTAATAATTAATACAGAAAGAAGATTATCAAAATTACGCCCTGTACTCACAGAAAAAAACGGCAAATTAACAGATTATGAAGTATTTTACAAAATGGGTGAAGCTTTAGGAATGGGTGATTTATTAAAAGGCTGGGAAACTCCTAAAGATGCTTTTGAATTAATGAAAAAATGCAGTAAGGGTATGCCTTGTGATATTACAGGTGTTGACTATGATGCTTTAAATGATTCACCTGGCATACAATGGCCTTATCCTGAAGGAAGTGCACCTCTCACTGATAATGAAAGAAGACTTTTTGAAAACAATCAATATTATACTCCAACTAAAAAAGCTAAGTTTATGTTTGAAATGCCTATAGAAAACCCTGTTCAATGCAGCGAAAAATATCCTTATATATTAAATACAGGAAGAGGAACTGTAGGTCAATGGCATACTCAAACAAGAACAAGAGAATTAGATGTTGTTAATGATGTATCTGTGAAGAATGCTTATATTTACATAAGTGAAGCTATGGCAAAAAATAAAGGAATCAATAATTTTGATGCCGTTGAAGTGGAATCTATAAATGGTCAGACAAGAAAATTTATTGCTTTTATCACAGATTCTCTTTCTGATAATCAATTATATGCTCCTATACACTATATAGAAACTAATGCCCTAACTCCTAGTGTATATGATACTTATTCAAAAGAGCCTTCATATAAATCAACACCTGTTAATATAAAAAAGGCTATATAA
- a CDS encoding molybdopterin molybdotransferase MoeA encodes MHKLLVNEVYNIIFNNSISLQSEVINIKDAYKRVLKKELYYKIDDPPFNKSAMDGYGYFNNGNKKFLLLKESIIAGNSSKNINIPENCCIKIMTGAVVPNNINKISKFEAAEIIDENEKKYVYIKEDEKSDNIIYKGSGYKKGDLLLNVKILEAEDISKLASNGYSEIEVVKNPKIAFISTGNELTDITKELEEGKIYDSNSFLIKNKLKAMNIECQFYGIVKDDYDSLYNVVYKALDENDIIIVSGGISFGDMDFTKEVFNALNIKELCHGVKIKPGKPFYFGKKDNKAIFGLPGNPFAVLVAFENFVKPYIYNSMGCKYNNQFFKLPLLEEYKRKKSDTEEYLPAEFVFNEDATLVKLIDYKGSFYLPSNIKALVKIDVGVNEIKALEKVNIKFI; translated from the coding sequence ATGCATAAATTATTAGTAAATGAAGTTTATAATATTATATTTAATAATAGTATATCTTTACAAAGCGAAGTTATAAATATAAAAGATGCATATAAAAGAGTACTTAAAAAAGAACTTTATTACAAAATAGATGACCCTCCTTTTAATAAATCTGCAATGGATGGGTACGGATATTTTAATAATGGTAATAAAAAATTTTTGCTGCTTAAAGAAAGTATCATAGCAGGAAATTCAAGCAAAAACATAAACATTCCTGAAAATTGCTGCATAAAAATAATGACAGGTGCGGTTGTTCCAAACAATATAAATAAAATATCTAAATTTGAAGCTGCAGAAATTATTGATGAAAATGAAAAAAAATATGTTTATATAAAAGAAGATGAAAAGTCTGATAACATCATATATAAAGGAAGCGGATATAAAAAAGGTGATTTATTATTAAATGTAAAAATATTAGAAGCTGAAGACATATCAAAATTAGCATCTAACGGATACTCAGAAATTGAGGTAGTAAAAAATCCTAAAATTGCTTTTATAAGTACAGGAAATGAACTTACAGATATTACAAAAGAACTTGAAGAAGGAAAGATATACGATTCAAACAGCTTTTTAATAAAAAATAAATTAAAAGCAATGAATATAGAATGCCAATTCTATGGCATAGTAAAAGATGATTATGATAGTCTTTATAATGTTGTATATAAAGCATTAGATGAAAATGATATTATAATAGTTAGCGGCGGCATATCATTTGGAGATATGGACTTTACAAAAGAAGTTTTTAATGCACTTAATATAAAAGAACTTTGTCATGGAGTAAAAATAAAACCTGGAAAACCATTCTATTTTGGCAAAAAAGATAATAAAGCGATATTCGGACTTCCTGGCAATCCTTTTGCTGTATTAGTTGCTTTTGAAAACTTCGTTAAACCTTATATATATAATTCTATGGGCTGTAAATATAATAATCAATTTTTTAAATTGCCTTTACTTGAAGAATACAAAAGGAAAAAAAGCGATACTGAAGAATATTTGCCTGCTGAGTTTGTTTTTAATGAAGATGCAACGCTTGTTAAACTAATTGATTATAAAGGCTCTTTCTATTTGCCTTCAAATATAAAAGCACTTGTAAAAATAGATGTTGGGGTTAATGAAATTAAAGCTTTAGAGAAAGTTAATATAAAGTTTATATAA
- a CDS encoding bifunctional precorrin-2 dehydrogenase/sirohydrochlorin ferrochelatase: protein MFFPVFLDIKNKECLIIGGGNIALRKINKLIKYECKDVTVISDKILDDIKKLADNKKIKIINNKFEIDRETLKKYFLVIAATDDEKINNEISNLCIKENILVNNVSSKENMNIRFCTSIENEEYSIAISADGNPKKALELKEKIKKYLDKNI from the coding sequence ATGTTTTTCCCAGTATTTTTAGATATAAAAAATAAAGAGTGCCTCATCATAGGCGGAGGGAATATTGCTTTAAGAAAAATTAATAAGCTTATAAAATATGAATGTAAAGATGTTACAGTTATTTCTGATAAAATATTAGATGATATAAAAAAATTAGCAGATAATAAAAAAATAAAAATAATAAATAATAAATTTGAAATAGATAGAGAAACATTAAAAAAATATTTTTTAGTTATTGCAGCTACTGATGATGAGAAAATAAATAATGAAATATCTAATTTATGCATTAAAGAAAATATATTAGTTAATAATGTTTCTTCCAAAGAAAATATGAATATACGTTTTTGCACAAGCATAGAAAATGAAGAATATTCTATAGCAATATCAGCAGATGGTAATCCCAAAAAAGCTTTAGAATTAAAAGAGAAAATCAAAAAATATTTAGATAAAAACATATAA
- the hemB gene encoding porphobilinogen synthase translates to MFKRTRRTRNNAIIRDLISNVNLTMNDFLYPIFIEEGNNVKKEIEAMPNQFRLSIDKLKEELEDIVSLGIRGVLLFGIPKNKDEIGSSSFDENGIIQNAVKYIKSNFPNLLVVTDVCMCEYTSHGHCGILCENNVDNDSTLEYISKIALSHVQAGSDIVAPSDCMDGHVYAIRNILDKNRYYNTPIMSYSVKYASCYYSPFRMAADSAPSFGDRKSYQMDFRNSKEYIKKIENDIDEGADIFIIKPALSYLDVIKDVSNNFNIPIAAYNVSGEYSMIKAASKLGFIDEKRAVLENMYALKRAGADIIITYHAKDLSKYLKEL, encoded by the coding sequence ATGTTTAAAAGAACCAGAAGAACAAGAAATAATGCTATTATAAGAGATTTAATATCCAATGTAAATTTAACTATGAACGATTTTTTATATCCAATATTCATAGAAGAAGGAAATAATGTAAAAAAAGAAATAGAAGCTATGCCTAATCAGTTTAGACTTTCTATAGACAAATTAAAAGAAGAGTTAGAAGATATAGTTAGTTTAGGTATAAGAGGTGTATTATTATTTGGAATACCTAAAAATAAAGATGAAATAGGAAGCTCTTCTTTTGATGAAAATGGAATAATACAAAATGCTGTAAAATATATAAAATCAAATTTTCCTAATCTTTTAGTTGTAACAGATGTATGTATGTGCGAATATACTTCACATGGACATTGCGGAATATTATGCGAAAATAATGTTGATAATGATTCTACACTTGAATATATATCAAAAATAGCATTATCACATGTTCAAGCTGGAAGCGATATAGTAGCTCCTTCAGATTGCATGGACGGTCATGTTTATGCTATTAGAAATATTTTAGATAAAAATAGATATTATAATACTCCTATAATGTCTTATAGTGTAAAATATGCTTCTTGCTATTATTCACCTTTTAGAATGGCTGCTGATTCTGCCCCAAGTTTCGGAGATAGAAAAAGTTATCAAATGGATTTTAGAAACAGCAAAGAATACATAAAAAAGATAGAAAATGATATAGATGAAGGAGCAGATATTTTTATAATAAAACCTGCTTTGTCTTATTTAGATGTTATAAAAGATGTATCAAATAATTTCAATATTCCAATAGCAGCCTATAATGTAAGCGGAGAATATTCTATGATTAAGGCAGCATCAAAGCTTGGATTTATAGATGAGAAAAGAGCTGTTTTAGAAAATATGTATGCATTAAAAAGAGCGGGTGCTGATATAATCATAACTTATCATGCAAAGGATTTAAGCAAATATTTAAAAGAGCTATAA